GTGGGTATGGTAGCTTGCATGTGGTGTATTATGACTGTCCTGTTCAAAGATAAAAGCGAGGAAAAAAAGTGGAGGTTGCTTGTACTGGCCAGTTTGTTACTGCCCTTAACAGAATGTGCACAGATACTTTGGTACAACGCTGTAGGGCAGTTTTCCTGGGGGTATACGTTACCCCTTCACTTGTGCAGCCTTATGTGTATTATACTTCCTATAATGACTATTACCAGAAGCAGATTGCTGATGGAGTATTCGTATGCTATGGGACTGGCACCGGCTTTATTAACACTTTTTACTCCTGACGTATATTATTATCCGTCCTTTTCATTTATATATATACAAAGTATGTTGGTTCACGGAATCATTTGCTTTATCCCAATATTCATGGTTTTTGGCATGGGCTTCAGACCGGATATACGGAGCCTTCCAAAAACAGTTGCAATGTTGGTAGCTTTTGCCTTGATGGTTACCCCTGTTAATATAGCTACAAACGGGAATTACTTTTTTTTAAAGTATCCGGCACCGGGTTCACCTATGGAATTTTTTGCAAAGTACGTGGGAAGTCCTTGGTACCTTATACCTACGCTTCTTCTTGGCTGCCTTCTTTGGATTATTTTATATATGCCTTTTGTTTTATTAAAAAGACAACAAAAGTATTCACAGAACCATACTAACAGGGATAAAGCCCGAATTTTATTTTAACCTGTCTAGAGGTT
This region of Clostridium sp. BNL1100 genomic DNA includes:
- a CDS encoding TIGR02206 family membrane protein — translated: MFRYFFTYIDNIPSRFHNSLFSVQHLLAVGMVACMWCIMTVLFKDKSEEKKWRLLVLASLLLPLTECAQILWYNAVGQFSWGYTLPLHLCSLMCIILPIMTITRSRLLMEYSYAMGLAPALLTLFTPDVYYYPSFSFIYIQSMLVHGIICFIPIFMVFGMGFRPDIRSLPKTVAMLVAFALMVTPVNIATNGNYFFLKYPAPGSPMEFFAKYVGSPWYLIPTLLLGCLLWIILYMPFVLLKRQQKYSQNHTNRDKARILF